In one window of Kiritimatiellia bacterium DNA:
- a CDS encoding DUF2490 domain-containing protein has product MRCSFRRGGWLCGVGLGLWLAAPSVRADWLMLWHAEAGGRLSERWEVKVESEVKFRKDMSEFYDSEIMPWVAYRFAPRFKLGAGWRQLYGRQNEELPPPDPDAPARDHYWLVEQRPLLDFMTTVLPGPWTVEHRLRVEYRDIEFRDAFFRYRNRVRLRAPWSWTAREIKPWVAWEGYYEDNPDIPSGDRMNRHRFFVGLGAPLREKLKAGAYYYVEEALKSGDWSTHHEIGFDVTAVF; this is encoded by the coding sequence CTCTGCGGCGTCGGCTTGGGCCTCTGGCTGGCGGCCCCGTCGGTGCGGGCGGACTGGCTGATGCTCTGGCACGCGGAGGCCGGCGGCCGGTTGAGCGAGCGCTGGGAGGTCAAGGTCGAGTCCGAGGTCAAGTTCCGCAAGGACATGTCGGAGTTCTACGACTCGGAAATCATGCCCTGGGTCGCCTACCGCTTTGCCCCGCGGTTCAAGTTGGGCGCGGGCTGGCGCCAGTTGTACGGGCGGCAGAACGAGGAATTGCCCCCGCCCGATCCGGACGCCCCGGCGCGGGACCACTACTGGCTGGTCGAGCAGCGGCCGCTGCTCGATTTCATGACCACGGTCCTCCCCGGCCCGTGGACGGTGGAGCATCGCCTGCGCGTGGAGTACCGGGACATCGAGTTCCGGGACGCCTTTTTCCGCTACCGCAACCGGGTCCGGCTCCGCGCGCCCTGGTCGTGGACGGCCCGCGAGATCAAGCCCTGGGTCGCCTGGGAGGGCTACTACGAGGACAACCCGGACATCCCGTCGGGCGACCGGATGAACCGGCACCGTTTTTTCGTAGGCCTCGGCGCCCCGCTCCGGGAGAAGCTGAAGGCCGGCGCCTACTATTACGTGGAAGAGGCGCTGAAGAGCGGTGACTGGAGTACCCATCACGAGATCGGGTTCGATGTGACTGCGGTGTTCTGA
- a CDS encoding transporter substrate-binding domain-containing protein translates to MKRPGPSLGSGAALTRLAVRALCLGALCLANPIRGETIRVGAYENLPKIYSLPDGRVSGFFPALLEYIARDQGWTLEYRKGTWQECLDRLERGEIDLMPDVALTPERQRKFDFAEETALISWAVIYTRPDVVVQSFLDLADRRIGLMKGSVYTSGSGSLPELLSKFDLRAEFVEYESYRDVFQALSRREADAGVVNNIFGSYFEKEYNVARSPVLFSPSQLRFAFPKDSPRGARLKAALDARLRALKADPQSFYYRAMDTHLYGAPHSETPAGAADWKSALTDEEKDWLRRHPVIHVGIDPEFYPFEFRGPRGEYQGIASDYVRLFNERLGLNLRVVEGLAWTAAVAGARSGAIDVLPCVGRTLEREQWLRFSRPYIRFQRVIMTRLDMPFLAGLKDIESLRVGVQGGSSHEGFLRENSPVEPVLFGSLEESLLALSGGKVDAVVANLASAAYWIRKLNLINLKAAAPASSDIYTLHFAVRKDWPELLGILNKALDLVSPAQEREIEQRWVAVEYRPGIERRVVWRISLRIAAAAAAVLLGILFWNLRLKTEIRRRKEIEGRLNYRERFERLVAETSSRLVAVKPAEMDRHIQVALAEIACFTGTAAGYLYAFDPQGRAVRTHAAGEPEALHAVDPGARDEEWLARLRAGRAVTVTAGADGEGHLVRPIRGRVVEVPCATEQQVTGFLGLVDPRPSSSAWSGEDISLLRLTGEMLSSALRRKQVEEDLQRYAVDLERANRQLQDLDQLKSLFIASVSHELRTPLNSIIGFTGVILKGMAGELNDKQRDQLQRVYHSAQHLLALITDIIDISKIEAGRVDVYPQAFRLDEVIREAVESIRPQAEAKSLRVECGPLPELEVFTDRKRLRQCLLNYLSNAVKYTEAGSVRVEARDLGERFEVAVSDTGIGISPEEQTKLFEPFVRLDSHLRIKAGGTGLGLYLTRKIARDILLGDIEVQSERNRGSTFILRAPRRLPAPPGEEKPS, encoded by the coding sequence ATGAAAAGACCGGGACCATCGTTGGGTTCGGGCGCTGCGCTAACCCGCCTGGCTGTTCGGGCGCTCTGCCTGGGCGCGCTGTGCCTCGCGAACCCCATCCGGGGCGAGACGATCCGCGTCGGCGCCTACGAGAACCTGCCCAAGATATACTCGCTTCCCGACGGCCGCGTCAGCGGTTTTTTCCCCGCGCTCCTGGAATACATTGCCCGGGATCAGGGCTGGACCCTCGAGTATCGCAAGGGGACCTGGCAGGAATGCCTGGATCGTCTGGAGCGGGGAGAGATCGACCTCATGCCGGACGTGGCCCTGACGCCCGAGCGCCAGCGCAAATTCGATTTCGCCGAGGAGACGGCGCTGATCAGTTGGGCGGTGATCTACACGCGGCCGGACGTGGTCGTGCAGTCGTTCCTGGACCTGGCGGACCGGCGGATCGGCCTGATGAAGGGCAGCGTGTACACGAGCGGCTCGGGCAGCCTGCCGGAACTGCTCTCGAAGTTCGATCTCCGTGCGGAGTTTGTCGAGTACGAGTCGTACCGGGACGTTTTCCAGGCCTTGAGCCGGCGCGAGGCGGACGCGGGCGTGGTGAACAACATCTTCGGCTCGTACTTCGAGAAGGAGTACAACGTGGCGCGCTCGCCGGTGCTGTTCAGCCCGTCGCAGCTGCGGTTCGCCTTCCCCAAGGACTCGCCGCGGGGTGCGCGCCTGAAGGCCGCGCTCGACGCGAGGCTGCGTGCGCTCAAGGCCGACCCGCAGTCGTTCTACTACCGCGCCATGGACACGCATCTTTACGGGGCGCCGCACAGCGAGACGCCCGCCGGGGCCGCGGACTGGAAGTCGGCGCTGACGGACGAGGAAAAGGACTGGCTGCGCCGGCACCCGGTGATCCATGTCGGTATCGATCCCGAGTTCTACCCGTTCGAGTTCCGCGGGCCGCGGGGCGAGTACCAGGGGATCGCGTCGGACTACGTGCGCCTGTTCAACGAGCGGCTGGGCCTCAACCTGCGCGTGGTCGAGGGCCTGGCCTGGACGGCGGCCGTCGCCGGCGCCCGGAGCGGTGCGATCGACGTGCTCCCCTGCGTCGGCCGGACCCTGGAGCGCGAGCAGTGGCTCCGGTTCTCCCGGCCCTACATCCGTTTCCAGCGCGTGATTATGACCCGGCTCGACATGCCGTTCCTGGCCGGGCTGAAGGACATCGAATCGCTGCGCGTCGGGGTGCAGGGCGGTTCGTCGCACGAGGGCTTCCTGCGGGAGAACAGCCCGGTCGAGCCCGTGCTGTTCGGCTCGCTGGAGGAGAGCCTGCTGGCGTTGTCCGGCGGCAAAGTGGACGCCGTGGTGGCCAACCTGGCGTCGGCCGCCTACTGGATCCGGAAGCTGAACCTGATCAACCTCAAGGCGGCCGCGCCCGCCTCGTCGGATATCTACACGCTGCACTTCGCCGTACGCAAGGACTGGCCCGAGTTGCTCGGCATCCTGAACAAGGCCCTGGACCTTGTCTCCCCGGCCCAAGAGCGCGAGATTGAGCAGCGGTGGGTGGCGGTGGAATACAGGCCGGGCATCGAGCGCCGCGTGGTGTGGCGCATCAGCCTGCGGATCGCGGCCGCGGCGGCCGCGGTGCTGCTGGGCATCCTCTTCTGGAACCTCCGCCTGAAAACGGAGATCCGGCGGCGGAAGGAGATCGAGGGCCGGCTGAACTACCGCGAGCGCTTCGAGCGGCTGGTGGCGGAGACCTCGTCGCGGCTCGTCGCGGTCAAGCCGGCGGAGATGGACCGGCATATCCAGGTCGCGCTGGCGGAGATCGCCTGCTTTACCGGGACCGCCGCCGGCTATCTGTACGCCTTCGATCCGCAGGGGCGCGCGGTGCGGACCCACGCGGCCGGCGAGCCCGAGGCCCTCCATGCGGTGGACCCCGGCGCGCGGGACGAGGAGTGGCTGGCGCGCTTGCGCGCCGGCCGCGCCGTGACGGTGACGGCCGGGGCGGACGGCGAGGGGCACCTGGTCCGGCCCATCCGCGGCCGCGTGGTCGAGGTGCCGTGCGCGACCGAACAGCAGGTGACCGGCTTCCTGGGCCTCGTGGATCCGCGGCCGTCGTCGTCGGCGTGGTCGGGCGAGGATATCAGCCTGCTGCGGCTCACGGGCGAGATGCTCTCCAGCGCCCTGCGGCGGAAACAGGTCGAGGAGGACCTGCAGCGCTACGCCGTGGACCTGGAGCGGGCCAACCGGCAGTTGCAGGACCTGGACCAGCTCAAGAGCCTGTTCATCGCCTCGGTCTCGCACGAGCTGCGCACGCCGCTGAATTCCATCATCGGCTTCACGGGCGTGATCCTGAAGGGCATGGCGGGCGAGCTGAACGACAAGCAGCGCGACCAGCTGCAGCGCGTCTACCATTCCGCGCAGCACCTGCTGGCCCTCATCACGGACATCATTGATATCTCCAAGATCGAGGCCGGCCGCGTGGACGTGTATCCCCAGGCGTTCCGGCTGGACGAGGTGATCCGGGAGGCCGTGGAATCCATCCGGCCGCAGGCGGAGGCGAAGTCCCTGCGCGTGGAGTGCGGCCCGCTGCCCGAACTGGAGGTGTTCACGGACCGCAAGCGGCTGCGGCAGTGCCTGCTGAATTACTTGAGCAACGCGGTGAAGTATACCGAGGCGGGCTCCGTGCGGGTGGAGGCGCGGGATCTGGGCGAGCGGTTCGAGGTCGCGGTCAGCGACACGGGCATCGGCATCTCGCCGGAAGAGCAGACCAAGCTGTTCGAGCCGTTCGTGCGGCTGGACTCTCACCTGCGGATCAAGGCCGGCGGGACGGGCCTCGGGCTGTACCTGACCCGCAAGATCGCCCGGGACATCCTGTTGGGCGACATCGAGGTTCAAAGCGAAAGGAACCGGGGCAGCACGTTCATCCTGCGGGCGCCCCGGCGGCTGCCGGCCCCGCCGGGGGAGGAGAAACCGTCATGA
- a CDS encoding response regulator: MKRVLVIEDNENNMELITFILETHGCEVLKAVCGRAGVEAALRDRPDFIVLDIQLPDIMGIEVLQRIRAAEAGRDIPIIAMTSYAMAGDEQRLLAAGCNGYVEKPIDPERVIGQIIRIVGELS; this comes from the coding sequence ATGAAGCGGGTCCTGGTCATCGAGGACAACGAGAACAACATGGAGTTGATCACGTTCATCCTGGAGACGCACGGCTGCGAGGTCCTGAAGGCCGTGTGCGGGCGGGCGGGCGTGGAGGCGGCGCTCCGGGATCGCCCGGACTTCATCGTCCTCGACATCCAGCTTCCCGATATCATGGGCATCGAGGTGCTCCAGCGCATCCGGGCCGCCGAGGCGGGCCGCGACATCCCCATCATCGCCATGACCTCCTATGCCATGGCCGGCGACGAGCAGCGGCTGCTGGCCGCCGGCTGCAACGGGTACGTGGAGAAACCCATCGATCCGGAACGGGTTATCGGTCAGATCATCAGAATCGTGGGAGAACTATCATGA
- a CDS encoding response regulator: MRILVVEDDENSRVLQHTILEGNGYEVVSARNGREALDRLKEAIPDLIISDIMMPDMDGYALCRTLKSDPALAGIPFVIYSATFTTEADQQLARELGADLFLIKPMAQDEFMEQIRGVLAKPPAPSPVRTLSPPEREKLDAQYISTIARKLDKKILELNDARARLRSSEERSHLFLNAIADMAFIKDEAFRLWYVNDAYAAFHGRPAEAILGRTDYELAPREAADRWRASDQRVLETGRPATDHDEIRGRMYETRKFPVPLEGGKTGIGGLVRDVTEQKRMEAAVRDQLDELRRWHDGTMGREMRVIELKNEVNELLARLGEPPRYGVVDSEV; this comes from the coding sequence ATGAGAATCCTGGTGGTGGAAGACGACGAGAACTCGCGGGTGCTGCAACACACGATCCTGGAGGGCAACGGCTACGAGGTCGTCAGCGCCCGGAACGGCCGCGAGGCCCTGGACCGGCTGAAGGAGGCGATCCCGGACCTGATCATCTCCGACATCATGATGCCGGACATGGACGGGTACGCCCTGTGCCGGACGCTCAAGAGCGATCCGGCGCTCGCCGGCATACCTTTCGTGATCTACTCGGCCACGTTCACCACCGAGGCCGATCAGCAACTGGCCCGGGAGCTGGGCGCGGACCTGTTCCTCATCAAGCCCATGGCCCAGGACGAGTTCATGGAACAAATCCGGGGGGTGCTGGCGAAGCCGCCGGCCCCTTCGCCGGTCCGGACCCTGTCGCCGCCGGAGCGGGAGAAACTGGACGCGCAGTACATCTCGACCATCGCCCGCAAGCTGGACAAGAAGATCCTGGAGCTCAACGACGCGCGGGCGCGGCTGCGGTCCAGCGAGGAGCGCAGCCACCTGTTCCTGAACGCCATCGCGGACATGGCCTTCATCAAGGACGAGGCCTTCCGGCTCTGGTACGTGAACGACGCCTACGCGGCGTTCCACGGGCGGCCGGCCGAGGCCATCCTGGGCCGCACCGATTACGAGCTGGCGCCCCGGGAGGCGGCGGATCGCTGGCGCGCGAGCGACCAGCGGGTGCTGGAGACCGGCCGCCCCGCGACCGACCACGACGAGATCCGAGGGCGCATGTACGAGACGCGGAAGTTCCCCGTTCCGCTGGAGGGCGGGAAGACCGGCATCGGCGGCCTGGTCCGCGACGTGACCGAGCAGAAAAGAATGGAGGCGGCCGTGCGCGACCAGCTGGACGAACTGCGCCGCTGGCACGACGGCACGATGGGCCGCGAAATGCGGGTGATCGAGCT